The following coding sequences are from one Geodermatophilus normandii window:
- a CDS encoding cysteine desulfurase has translation MTQTASRPPGTRVPLPLDVEAIRADFPILTRTVRDGKRLVYLDSGATSQKPRSVLDAERDFYENHNAAPHRGAHQLAEEATGLYEAARARIAAFIGGAVEEVVFTRNTTDAINTVAYALSNAATAKEPSFRRYAVGQGDEIVVTEMEHHANLVPWQQLCERTGATLRWLGLTDDGRLDLSDLATVVNERTKLVAVTQQSNILGTINPLEPIVARAREVGALVLVDGAQSVPHQPVDVATLGADFLVFSGHKMLGPTGVGVLWGRYEVLDALPPFLTGGSMIEVVRMEGSTFMPPPQRFEAGVPMTAQVVGLGAAVAYLQDLGMDRVQAHEEALTGYALEQLQAVPGVTVIGPPDTVARGGAVSFTVEGIHPHDVGQVLDDLGIAVRVGHHCAWPVVRRYGVPATTRATFYVHTGYDDVDALVEGVRAAQRFFGVTPEEATA, from the coding sequence ATGACGCAGACCGCCTCGCGTCCTCCGGGGACGCGTGTCCCGCTGCCCCTGGACGTCGAGGCGATCCGGGCGGACTTCCCGATCCTGACGCGCACCGTGCGCGACGGGAAGCGGCTGGTGTACCTCGACTCCGGCGCCACCTCGCAGAAGCCCCGCAGCGTCCTCGACGCCGAGCGCGACTTCTACGAGAACCACAACGCCGCCCCGCACCGCGGCGCCCACCAGCTCGCCGAGGAGGCCACCGGTCTCTACGAGGCGGCCCGGGCGCGGATCGCTGCGTTCATCGGCGGCGCCGTCGAGGAGGTGGTGTTCACCCGCAACACCACCGACGCGATCAACACCGTCGCCTACGCGCTGTCCAACGCCGCCACGGCCAAGGAGCCGTCCTTCCGCCGGTACGCCGTCGGCCAGGGCGACGAGATCGTCGTGACCGAGATGGAGCACCACGCCAACCTGGTGCCCTGGCAGCAGCTGTGCGAGCGCACCGGCGCGACGCTGCGCTGGCTGGGCCTCACCGACGACGGGCGGCTGGACCTCTCCGACCTCGCCACCGTGGTCAACGAGCGCACGAAGCTGGTCGCGGTCACCCAGCAGTCGAACATCCTGGGCACCATCAACCCGCTGGAGCCGATCGTCGCCCGGGCCCGCGAGGTCGGCGCCCTGGTCCTGGTCGACGGCGCCCAGTCGGTGCCGCACCAGCCGGTCGACGTCGCCACGCTCGGCGCGGACTTCCTGGTGTTCTCCGGGCACAAGATGCTCGGGCCCACCGGCGTCGGCGTCCTGTGGGGCCGGTACGAGGTGCTCGACGCGCTGCCGCCGTTCCTCACCGGCGGCTCGATGATCGAGGTCGTGCGGATGGAGGGCAGCACCTTCATGCCGCCGCCGCAGCGCTTCGAGGCCGGGGTGCCGATGACCGCGCAGGTGGTCGGGCTCGGCGCCGCCGTCGCGTACCTGCAGGACCTCGGCATGGACCGGGTGCAGGCGCACGAGGAGGCCCTCACCGGCTACGCCCTCGAGCAGCTGCAGGCCGTCCCCGGCGTCACCGTCATCGGCCCGCCCGACACCGTCGCGCGCGGGGGAGCGGTGTCGTTCACCGTCGAGGGCATCCACCCGCACGACGTCGGCCAGGTCCTCGACGACCTCGGCATCGCCGTGCGCGTGGGGCACCACTGCGCCTGGCCGGTGGTCCGGCGCTACGGCGTCCCGGCCACCACCCGGGCCACGTTCTACGTGCACACCGGCTACGACGACGTCGACGCGCTGGTGGAAGGTGTGCGGGCCGCGCAGCGTTTCTTCGGTGTGACGCCGGAGGAGGCAACCGCCTGA
- the sufU gene encoding Fe-S cluster assembly sulfur transfer protein SufU, which yields MQLESMYQDIILDHYRNPHGRGLRDPYEAEVHHVNPTCGDEVTLRVHLDGDTIADVSYEGMGCSISQASVSAMYDLVVGRSVTEALGTGEHFVTLMQSKGDAAVAEKLEDELEDAVAFAGVSKYPARIKCALMSWMALKDASARALAATPTGGQA from the coding sequence ATGCAGCTCGAGTCGATGTACCAGGACATCATCCTGGACCACTACCGCAACCCCCACGGCCGCGGCCTGCGGGACCCGTACGAGGCCGAGGTGCACCACGTCAACCCGACCTGCGGGGACGAGGTGACGCTGCGGGTGCACCTGGACGGCGACACGATCGCCGACGTCTCCTACGAGGGCATGGGCTGCTCGATCAGCCAGGCGTCGGTGTCGGCCATGTACGACCTGGTGGTCGGCAGGTCGGTCACCGAGGCGCTCGGCACCGGCGAGCACTTCGTGACGCTGATGCAGAGCAAGGGCGACGCCGCGGTGGCCGAGAAGCTCGAGGACGAGCTCGAGGACGCCGTCGCGTTCGCCGGGGTGTCGAAGTACCCCGCCCGCATCAAGTGCGCGCTGATGAGCTGGATGGCCCTCAAGGACGCCTCCGCCCGCGCGCTGGCAGCCACCCCCACCGGAGGACAGGCATGA
- a CDS encoding metal-sulfur cluster assembly factor: MSETTEPTTADETPELPAYKSALLEDVEEAMRDVVDPELGVNVVDLGLVYGIDVDDDNVAVLDMTLTSAACPLTDVIEDQARQALTGGPGPGLVDDIRINWVWMPPWGPDKITDDGREQLRALGFRV; this comes from the coding sequence ATGAGCGAGACCACCGAACCCACGACGGCGGACGAGACCCCGGAGCTGCCGGCCTACAAGTCGGCGCTGCTCGAGGACGTCGAGGAGGCCATGCGCGACGTCGTCGACCCCGAGCTCGGCGTCAACGTCGTCGACCTCGGCCTGGTCTACGGCATCGACGTCGACGACGACAACGTCGCCGTCCTGGACATGACGCTGACCTCGGCGGCCTGCCCGCTGACCGACGTCATCGAGGACCAGGCGCGCCAGGCCCTGACCGGCGGCCCCGGCCCCGGCCTGGTCGACGACATCCGGATCAACTGGGTGTGGATGCCGCCGTGGGGCCCGGACAAGATCACCGACGACGGGCGCGAGCAGCTGCGCGCGCTCGGCTTCCGGGTGTGA
- a CDS encoding GNAT family N-acetyltransferase, which translates to MTLLPDLLDRLAAGDDPPADRSVIVLPAPSGARAVVVGGSAWHVVAADVDPSWVAGQVAPDPLALPLGARFLAALADRIGVEPGVVDAVLVAPPAAGPGLDLVPAELDHPRVARALLHRTDVRIWTTPDGCGLLTLGRGVAGRWEVSVEVDAAARGRGLGTALVAAARWLVPGGAPLWAQVAPANTASLRAFLAAGYRPVGAESLFGA; encoded by the coding sequence GTGACGCTGCTCCCCGACCTCCTCGATCGACTGGCCGCCGGGGACGACCCGCCGGCGGACCGCAGCGTGATCGTGCTGCCCGCGCCCTCCGGGGCGCGGGCAGTCGTCGTCGGGGGCAGCGCCTGGCACGTGGTGGCCGCCGACGTCGACCCGTCGTGGGTGGCCGGCCAGGTGGCCCCCGACCCGCTGGCGCTGCCGCTGGGCGCGCGCTTCCTCGCCGCGCTCGCCGACCGGATCGGCGTGGAGCCGGGGGTGGTGGACGCCGTCCTCGTCGCCCCGCCGGCCGCCGGTCCCGGCCTCGACCTCGTGCCCGCCGAGCTGGACCACCCCCGGGTCGCCCGGGCGCTGCTGCACCGCACCGACGTCCGGATCTGGACGACGCCGGACGGCTGCGGGCTGCTCACGCTCGGCCGCGGCGTCGCGGGCCGGTGGGAGGTCAGCGTCGAGGTCGACGCCGCCGCCCGCGGGCGGGGACTGGGCACCGCCCTGGTCGCGGCCGCCCGGTGGCTGGTGCCCGGCGGCGCGCCGCTGTGGGCGCAGGTGGCGCCGGCCAACACCGCCTCGCTGCGTGCCTTCCTGGCGGCGGGCTACCGGCCCGTGGGCGCCGAGTCGCTGTTCGGCGCCTGA